Proteins encoded by one window of Salvia splendens isolate huo1 chromosome 5, SspV2, whole genome shotgun sequence:
- the LOC121804280 gene encoding cucumber peeling cupredoxin-like, which yields MDRVSIFMIYSALFGLVANIAFAQTVHIVGDNMEWRISTSTSVSYSNWASGKTFVVGDILVFNFKTNEHDVVQVPKASYDACSEDNAIGSIITTGPANITLDTAGERYYICSIGGHCEALLLI from the exons ATGGACAGAGTCtcaatttttatgatttatagTGCTCTTTTTGGCCTAGTTGCTAACATTGCTTTTGCACAAACTGTGCATATAGTTGGAGACAACATGGAATGGAGAATTTCCACAAGTACTTCTGTTTCTTACTCCAATTGGGCTTCTGGCAAAACATTCGTGGTCGGTGATATCCTAG TGTTCAACTTTAAGACTAATGAGCACGACGTAGTCCAAGTGCCCAAAGCCTCGTACGATGCTTGCAGCGAAGACAATGCCATCGGCAGCATCATCACCACCGGACCGGCCAATATCACCCTCGACACGGCCGGTGAGCGCTACTACATCTGCAGCATAGGCGGCCACTGCGAAGCGCTACTACTAATATGA